The Prochlorococcus sp. MIT 1341 genomic interval CCCTTGGAGAAGGGCCACGATGCATGAGCTGGTTCAAGAGGCTACGGGGATTGATTTCAATACATTTAGTGATCAAAGAGATTCTGCGGCGGCGGCAATGCAATCGATCGGCCTAAACGTTCCAGAAGCTGCTGACACAGTTGGACGTTTATTAAATGTTGCGTTTGAAGAAGCAGTTGAACCTAATTTGATTCAGCCAACATTTGTTCTTGATTACCCCATTGAGATTTCTCCCTTGGCTAGACCTCATCGCAACAAGCACGGGCTTGTTGAACGTTTTGAGCTATTTATTGCTGGAAGGGAAACTGCAAATGCATTTAGCGAATTGATAGACCCAATTGATCAACGGGAGCGCTTTGAGGTCCAGCAACTTCGACGGCAAGCTGGTGATTTGGAAGCTCATGGTGTTGATGAAGATTTTCTTCAAGCACTTGAGGTTGGTATGCCTCCGACAGGAGGCTTGGGGATTGGGATTGATCGCTTGGTGATGTTGCTCACTGATAGCCCATCTATTAGGGATGTGATTGCATTTCCTCTACTTCGACCGGACTCAAGGACATAATTCACACAGATGGAACCATCAAAGTGGATAATTGATGTAGTGGCAATGTCCTTAAGAGATGAGTGGTGAGCGCGTAGGTTTCCGCTTCAAGCACACCGATGCGGTGGTCAAGCGCAATCCCCAGGGCCGTTCGCGGCGAGGCTGGGTTATTGAACCTGTTGAACAGACCACCAGCAGAGGTACCAAGATGCCGGCTTATCGCATCCGATGGCGCGATAGTGAAAGACCAGAAATTGTGCTGCAGCATATGCTGATAGCTGATCCTGATCCAACACCTCCCCCAGAGAATGTGAGTCTTGAACCACCAGCTCCAAAAAGCTGAGTTTTCTTCTTGACTTTATAAATCATGGATGCTGCATGATTGGCAGGAATTAGATTTCTCCGATTATGATTTCAGTCAGCACACCTTCAATGTGGGTTGGCAGCTTTTGTGATTATAGGATTTTCGACTTCTTGTTTTAAGAAAGTAACAGCTGCTTCCTTCGAGTTCAAAAGCAGCTGAGTGATCTTGGCCAGGTATTTATCCTCAATGCCTTGTTCAGTTAGGTTTTCAAAGGTTGATTTGTAAAGATCTTCGATTTGAGTGATCATGTTTTCTCTGATTACTCGAATTTTTTCACGTTGTTCGTTCTGGCTCATTTTTTTGTTCACCCGTGACCGTGGAAATTAATAGACTTTTTCAAAAAACCATTGCAAGGAGAGATGTTTTTCAATGTGAATGTGGTTAATATCTTGCAAGAGCATTTCTTGTCTCAACCTTAGCTTCCTTATTCTTTTCGGCCTGTCTTTTATCATGAAGTTTTCGACCTTTAGCAATACCTAATGAAACTTTGATCCATGAGCCTTTTAAGTGAAGATTTAATGGAATTAATGTTAACCCTTTTTTTTCAATTTGATTTTTTAATTTTTTAATTTCTCTACGGTGAGCAAGTAATTTTCGTATTCGTAATGGTTCATGATTAAAATAACTACCCGAGTGACTATTTGGTGATATGTGAACATTGTGCAGGTGTAATTCGCCTTTACGAATTA includes:
- a CDS encoding hercynine metabolism small protein, with product MSQNEQREKIRVIRENMITQIEDLYKSTFENLTEQGIEDKYLAKITQLLLNSKEAAVTFLKQEVENPIITKAANPH
- the smpB gene encoding SsrA-binding protein SmpB gives rise to the protein MSKKKGKKANAKERLKAQRLLADNRLARHQYEILETLETGIELLGTEVKSIRAGQANLRDGFCLIRKGELHLHNVHISPNSHSGSYFNHEPLRIRKLLAHRREIKKLKNQIEKKGLTLIPLNLHLKGSWIKVSLGIAKGRKLHDKRQAEKNKEAKVETRNALARY